ACATGCTGGAGCAAGCACTTGCATGCCAACAAGCTGGCGCACAAATGGTAGTGCTCGAAGCGATACCTTCATCGCTTGGCGAAAAAATTACGTCTGAATTGCATATTCCAACCATTGGGATTGGTGCAGGTCCAGATTGCTCGGGTCAAGTTTTAGTACTTCAAGACATGTTGGGCATTAGCCCAGGTAGACCGCCCAAGTTCGTGAAGAACTTCATGGAAGGTCACCACTCAGTTGAAGCAGCCGTTAAGGCCTATGTGCGTGAAGTGAAATCTGGAAAATTTCCCGGACCCGAGCACGGCTTTGCTGGTTAATTAGCTAAAGAAGCTCTTTACCCCATCAAACCAGCCTTTTTGTTGCGGGCTATGTTTGTCGCCACCAGATTTCAGACTGTCGTCAAACTTCTGTAGCAATTGCTTTTGCTCATCAGTCAACTTCACCGGTGTTTCAACCAAGACGTGAACAAACAAATCGCCAACTAAAGTTGAACGGAGGCCTTTGATGCCTTTATTACGTAGGCGGAAAGTCTTACCAGTCTGAGTTCCTTCCGGAATTGGAAACTCAACCCGACCTGATAACGTTGGGACTTCAATTTCACCGCCGATCGTTGCTATCGCAAATGAAATCGGCATCTGTACATGCAAATCGCTACCGTCGCGCTCAAATACTTTATGGGGTTTAACGCGAACCTCTACGTAGAGATCGCCGGATGGTCCACCGTTAATACCAGGCTCGCCATTACCAACTGAACGAACGCGCATACCGTCATCAATACCTGCAGGTATTTTGATTTCGAGGGTTTTTTGTTCTTTGTGTTTACCTGTGCCATGACAAGTCTTGCAAGGCTTTGGAATGTACTCGCCAGTGCCGCGGCACTTAGGGCAAGTTTGCTGCATTGAAAAGAAGCCTTGCTGAACACGTACTTGACCATGCCCATCACAGGTAGAACATTTCTCCGCCTTTGAACCAG
Above is a genomic segment from Polynucleobacter wuianus containing:
- the dnaJ gene encoding molecular chaperone DnaJ, which codes for MPKSKRDFYEVLGVAKGASDEELKKAYRKMAMKYHPDRNPDSKTAEAQFKEVKEAYETLNDPNKRAAYDQYGHAGIDPSMGGGFGGGGFGGGGFADAFGDIFGDIFGQGGGRHGGPQVYKGADLRYNMDITLEQAAEGYTTQIRVPSWSNCKPCHGTGAEPGSKAEKCSTCDGHGQVRVQQGFFSMQQTCPKCRGTGEYIPKPCKTCHGTGKHKEQKTLEIKIPAGIDDGMRVRSVGNGEPGINGGPSGDLYVEVRVKPHKVFERDGSDLHVQMPISFAIATIGGEIEVPTLSGRVEFPIPEGTQTGKTFRLRNKGIKGLRSTLVGDLFVHVLVETPVKLTDEQKQLLQKFDDSLKSGGDKHSPQQKGWFDGVKSFFS